In Flavobacteriales bacterium, the genomic window ATATTGCGTTGTTCATTATTGGCATCCAGGCCCCGTTCTTCTGGGCATTCCTGATTTTCTTATTGAATTACATCCCCACCATCGGTTCGCTCACCGCTACGGTATTTCCGGCCGTATTCGCTTTACTACAATATGGCGAGGTAGGTCCGTTCGTTTATGTACTTGTTTGTGTAGGAGCGATCCAGGTAATCATGGGCAACATCATAGAGCCGAAAATGATGGGAAATTCCCTGAACATCAGTGCACTCGTCACCCTGCTGTCCCTTTCCTTCTGGGGCGCCCTCTGGGGCGTTACAGGTATGATGCTCAGTGTTCCGATCACCGTTATGATGGTGATCATCTTTTCCCACTTTCCAGCCACCAGACCCATCGCCATTTTACTTTCGGATAAGGGAAAGGTTTAGGGCAGTATGACCGGCCACAAAATCCGGAGCAAAAAAAATACACCCTGTTATTGATGCTTTTGTAGCGTGATTTTGCGTCAAATAAAATGCAATTCCCAGGATTGAACTATTTCCCTACATTTACGGCCTCATTAACAATGTGCATATGTTCTCAAACCTCGACGTCGTAGAGATTTTAAAACTCGGAGGCATCGGCCTCGCATTTTTACTGGCACTGCTGTCTTTCTTCATTCTCAGAAGAGAACAGAAAACCGAACAACCCAGAAAACCCATCCTTCTTTCCATGGGCTTTTTCATGGTCTTCTCCCTGATCATGCTGGTCATTACCGTTGTTTCCGACAAAGCCACTGCAGGTGCCGCCCTCAAGATCACCTTCGGGAATACCGCCCTTAACCTTTTTGAGCCTTCCGTTAAAAGCCAGAGCGACCTGAGTAGCAATGATTATTTCATCGACTCACAATTGGGTATCGCGTTTAAAAAACCATCTGATAAGTGGACCAAAGTAAAGGCCGGCAGGACCATGGAAGAGCTGCTGAGAATTTCGGGCCTGACAGAATCCGTAGATGAGATCCGTCCGCAGCTCAGCCGGAACCCATATGGCCAAATGCTGCTCGACATCGACTTTTTCTTTTTTGAACTTCCCACCGAGGCGCTCCCACTTGTATATACCGACAGCGCCGGCAATGACTTTATCAACAGCATTATTGAAGAGTCACGTAATGAAACACCCTACGAGAAATTCCGCTCGTTTTACCCGGACTCGATGGCCAACCTCATGGGTGAAGACAGCATCCACAGGGTGTATGATTTCATGCTGGAAAACGAAATGGCTTCACTCCGCCGTGACCTAGTAGGCATTGACAGCCTGAGGATCACCGAAAGATTTCAGCTCATAGCTTACGACAAAAGCTTACTCGCACCCCACGTTTCCAACCTTACCCTACCCGGATTCACCAATATTTTCATGCAGATCTTTGGGGTATCCATGGAAAAGCTTGTGGCCTCCGAGAACGGTATCCTGATGGGAAGCTCCATCACCATGGACAATATGAAACTGGACGGAAAAGTGCAGACCGTAACCATCAACCGGTGGGTCTACTTTACCGAAAGCGACAGCCACTTTTTCCTGGCAGAGATCAACCACTGCCCCCAGCTTCAATCCAACGTTTCGTACTGGGACGAACTCCAGGAAGTACTGGAATCGCTTACGCTCGTTAAGAAATAAGAATGAAGAATGAATTAAAGGTGCCTTCTCAGGTCCCGCTTAATTCTTATTTCTTAATTCTTCATTCTCCCATGCAACCTTTTTAATTATTCGTGTCTTTTAGGGTGTAACAAAAACAGGCGACTAGCCGTCCACTTAAAAAGCACGTGTATGAGATTGTCAGGATTGATTCAAAAGATCGTTTTCATTTTTCCATTCTGTCTTCCATTTTTCGCGGATGCGCAGGATTACACCCAAACTGTCAGGGGTACCATTATAGACCGCGATACAGAGCTTCCGCTGGTAGGCGCCAACATCATTGTGGTTGGTATTGACCCCATCCTCGGAACGGTAACGGATATCGACGGACACTTTAAGATAGAAGGTGTTCCGCTTGGCAGACAAACCCTGAAGATTTCATACCTGGGATATGAAGAACAGACCATCCCCAATCTGCTGGTGTCTTCCGGTAAACAAAACGTGCTTCAGATCAAACTGGTGGAAAGCCTTGTGAAACTTGAGGAGATCACCATTACCGCCGACGGACCGGAGAAAGGACATGTCAACAATGAAATGGCCACCGTCAGTGCGCGGGCATTTACCGTTGAAGAAACCAAAAGGTATGCAGGTAGCTTTGATGACCCGGCACGCATGGCCTTGTCGTTTGCCGGGGTGACCTCCAACGATGATGTCATGAACGAACTCGTGGTAAGAGGAAACAGTCCGCGTGGTATGTTATGGCGCCTGGAAGGCATGGAGATCCCGAACCCCAACCACTTCGGAGAGCTGGGATCATCAGGAGGAGGGATATCTATGCTAAGCAGCCACATGATGAGTAATTCAGATTTCTATACCGGAGCCTTCCCGTCTGAATACGGCAATGCCTTGTCCGGCGTATTTGACATGCGTATGCGTAAAGGGAACAATGAAAAAAGGGAGTATGCCATTCAGGCCGGATTACTCGGCACCGACGTGGCATTTGAAGGGCCGTTCGACAGCGCCTACGGAGGATCTTACCTGATCAACTACCGCTACTCCACCCTCGGCATTCTTAATAAACTGGGACTGGACATTGTCGGTGATGCCGTTCCCGTATTCCAGGATATGTCATATAACGTCGTTCTGCCCACGGAGAAATCCGGAACTTTCTCCCTCTTCGGCCTGGGCGGTATCAATACCATTGAGGAAGAGTGGACCAGCGACGACGAGCTACTCACCTTTAAGAATGATGTGAACAACAAAACAGGCATCGCAGGTATCACGCATAAATACTGGCTAAACGACAAGGGGTATTTAAAAACGGTGGTGACCGCATCCGGTTCATCCATGCGTTATTTTGAAGAGGTCCTGGATAGCAACGGCAATCTGCAACATATCACCCACGACGAAGATTTTACCAATAAGAACCTGCGTGGCACGGTGCTCTGGAACCACAAGGCCAACGCCAGACATACCTTCCGCGTTGGGGTCATCGGCAGCCGTTTGGGTTATGACCTCCTCAGCACCATCTACGACAAAGAAGATGATCGCTACGTAACCTCTCAGAAAACCGATGGGCATACCTACCTTGCACAAGGATATGCCAGCTGGAATTTTCGAATGAACACCAAACTCACACTAAACAGCGGTATACATTATACCCGTTTGATGATGAATGATCAGCAGTCCCTTGAACCCCGGCTCGGCATGAAATGGCAATTCCACCCCAGGCAGTCATTTAACGCAGGCTTTGGCGTACATAGCAGGGTTGAAGATCCAAGCATCTACCTTGCCCAAACCGAACTCACCGGAGGTGTTATCGCACAACCCAATAAGAATCTTGGATTCGCCAAAGCACGTCACTATGTGGTAGGCTATGAGAATCGTCTCACCGAGAACCTGAATCTGAAAACTGAGCTATACTACCAGGATCTTTTCAATGTACCTGTGTTGAATCGTCCTGACAGTTATGTCTCCTCGCTTAATTCCACCGGAGGATACACCACGGATTCCCTGATCAACTCAGGAACCGGAAAGAACTACGGCGTAGAGATCACCCTGGAACGCTATTATGCCAACCAGTTCTACTTCCTGGCCACCGCCTCCCTGTACCAGTCTAAATACACCGCCACAGACAAGATAGAACGCAACACCATGTTCAACAGTAATTTTGCCACGAACTGGCTTGGAGGAAAGGAATGGAACGTGGGCAAGAACGGAAAGAATAATGCGATCGGCATAAGCGGAAAGGTGGTCTGGGCAGGAGGTCGCAGACAGACGCCCATTCTCCTGGAAGAATCCATTGCTGCTGGCTATACCGTGCGCGACGAGAGCAGGGTATTTGCTGAACGCGCACCGGACTACTACCGGTTCGACTTCCAGTTCACCTTCCGCAGAAACCGGCCGAAGACCACCGGGACCTGGAAACTCGACATCCAGAATGTGACCAACCACGAGAACCTTTGGAGTTACTACTATGACGACAGGACACAGTCCATCCGGGAAAGCAAACAACTCGGATTGCTGCCTGTGCTATCCTATAAATTTGAGTTTTAATGACCCGTAAGCGAATTTAACCAGTATAAAAAAAGCCCTGTAGTGTAATACTACAGGGCTTTTTTATTTCAACCATTGATTAGTTTAAGTTCGGTTGCGGTGTGATGCGCAGATAAGGTTTTACTTCTGTGAATCCTTTTGGAAACAGGGATGGGATATCTGCGGTTGCCACGGCAGGAACCACCACGCAATCATCTCCATTCTTCCAGTTGGCCGGCGTGGCCACTTTGTGGTAGGCGGTGAGCTGAAGTGAATCAATCACGCGTAGCAACTCATCAAAGTTGCGCCCGGTGGAAGCCGGATATGTGATCATCAGCTTCACCTTTTTGTCCGGACCAATCACATACACCGAACGCACGGTGAGCTTGTCATTGGCGTTTGGGTGGATCATGTCGTAAAGCTCGGACACCTTGCGGTCTTCATCTGCAATGATGGGAAAGTTCACCACCGTTTGCTGGGTTTCATTGATATCATTTACCCAACCCTGGTGGGAATCAAGTCCGTCCACACTTAACGCCACCACTTTTACATTTCGCTTATCAAACTCCTGCTTGTACTTGGCCACCGTACCCAACTCGGTGGTACAAACGGGCGTGTAATCGGCGGGATGGGAGAACAGGATCGCCCAGTTATCACCGATCCATTCAT contains:
- a CDS encoding TonB-dependent receptor; this encodes MRLSGLIQKIVFIFPFCLPFFADAQDYTQTVRGTIIDRDTELPLVGANIIVVGIDPILGTVTDIDGHFKIEGVPLGRQTLKISYLGYEEQTIPNLLVSSGKQNVLQIKLVESLVKLEEITITADGPEKGHVNNEMATVSARAFTVEETKRYAGSFDDPARMALSFAGVTSNDDVMNELVVRGNSPRGMLWRLEGMEIPNPNHFGELGSSGGGISMLSSHMMSNSDFYTGAFPSEYGNALSGVFDMRMRKGNNEKREYAIQAGLLGTDVAFEGPFDSAYGGSYLINYRYSTLGILNKLGLDIVGDAVPVFQDMSYNVVLPTEKSGTFSLFGLGGINTIEEEWTSDDELLTFKNDVNNKTGIAGITHKYWLNDKGYLKTVVTASGSSMRYFEEVLDSNGNLQHITHDEDFTNKNLRGTVLWNHKANARHTFRVGVIGSRLGYDLLSTIYDKEDDRYVTSQKTDGHTYLAQGYASWNFRMNTKLTLNSGIHYTRLMMNDQQSLEPRLGMKWQFHPRQSFNAGFGVHSRVEDPSIYLAQTELTGGVIAQPNKNLGFAKARHYVVGYENRLTENLNLKTELYYQDLFNVPVLNRPDSYVSSLNSTGGYTTDSLINSGTGKNYGVEITLERYYANQFYFLATASLYQSKYTATDKIERNTMFNSNFATNWLGGKEWNVGKNGKNNAIGISGKVVWAGGRRQTPILLEESIAAGYTVRDESRVFAERAPDYYRFDFQFTFRRNRPKTTGTWKLDIQNVTNHENLWSYYYDDRTQSIRESKQLGLLPVLSYKFEF
- a CDS encoding peroxiredoxin — its product is MATIRLGDTAPDFTAQSTEGNINFHEWIGDNWAILFSHPADYTPVCTTELGTVAKYKQEFDKRNVKVVALSVDGLDSHQGWVNDINETQQTVVNFPIIADEDRKVSELYDMIHPNANDKLTVRSVYVIGPDKKVKLMITYPASTGRNFDELLRVIDSLQLTAYHKVATPANWKNGDDCVVVPAVATADIPSLFPKGFTEVKPYLRITPQPNLN